The following are encoded together in the Triticum dicoccoides isolate Atlit2015 ecotype Zavitan chromosome 6B, WEW_v2.0, whole genome shotgun sequence genome:
- the LOC119325662 gene encoding RING-H2 finger protein ATL13-like: MSNSSWTAPGSSALETVETKISPSILFIVAVLAIVFFVCGLLHLLARHLLRLRRRRRAARDDAEGSVTAFQGQLQELFHLHDAGVDQAFIDALPVFLYRNVVVGGDGDGGGGGKDPFDCAVCLCEFAPDDQLRLLPKCSHAFHLECIDTWLLSHSTCPLCRRSLLAAGDLEPTCSPVLMVLDSADSSRDLAGSARHAVGEPSGGAVRVPGLDGAEEVVEVKLGKFMCVEADAVAGTGARDEAGTSSNANADAGAGLGPRRCHSMGSYEYVMEEQASLRVAIAAKPPPKKKRPAFSRARRGGGAMSECEFGASRRRGESSSLRYPVIPATARKQQPPPGLPAAAKLTKDSFSESKIWMVPPASSRKGDPDAGGRRTVSFRWPMRSGKDGEEEGGGGERKSGSEADWGDVETGSGGGNSVVSSLAEERPSFARRTLLWVVGGRQQSNRVGDCS; the protein is encoded by the coding sequence ATGAGCAACTCGTCGTGGACGGCGCCGGGGTCGTCGGCGCTGGAGACGGTGGAGACCAAGATCAGCCCCAGCATCCTCTTCATCGTGGCCGTGCTGGCGATCGTCTTCTTCGTCTGCGGCCTGCTGCACCTGCTGGCGCGCCACCTGCTGCGGCTGCGCCGCCGGCGCCGGGCGGCCCGCGACGACGCCGAGGGCAGCGTCACCGCGTTCCAGGGCCAGCTGCAGGAGCTCTTCCACCTCCACGACGCCGGCGTCGACCAGGCcttcatcgacgcgctccccgtcttcCTCTACCGCAACGTCGTCGTCGGCGGGGACGGGGATGGGGGCGGCGGGGGGAAGGACCCGTTCGACTGCGCCGTGTGCCTCTGCGAGTTCGCGCCTGATGACCAGCTCCGGCTGCTCCCCAAGTGCAGCCACGCGTTCCACCTCGAGTGCATCGACACCTGGCTGCTCTCCCACTCCACCTGCCCGCTCTGCCGCCGCAGCCTCCTCGCTGCCGGCGACCTCGAGCCCACCTGCAGCCCGGTGCTCATGGTGCTCGACTCCGCCGACAGCTCCCGCGACCTGGCCGGCTCGGCCAGGCACGCCGTCGGCGAGCCGAGCGGCGGGGCCGTGCGCGTCCCGGGGCTCGACGGCGCGGAGGAGGTCGTCGAGGTGAAGCTGGGCAAGTTCATGTGCGTGGAGGCCGACGCCGTCGCCGGCACTGGCGCAAGGGACGAAGCGGGCACCAGCAGCAACGCCAATGCCGACGCCGGGGCAGGGCTCGGGCCGAGGCGGTGCCACTCCATGGGCTCCTACGAGTACGTCATGGAGGAGCAGGCGTCGCTCCGCGTGGCCATCGCCGCCAAGCCGCCGCCCAAGAAGAAGCGGCCGGCGTTCTCCAGGGCGCGCCGCGGCGGCGGCGCCATGTCGGAGTGCGAGTTCGGCGCGTCCAGGCGCCGCGGGGAGTCCTCCTCGCTCCGCTACCCGGTGATCCCGGCGACGGCGCGGAAGCAGCAGCCTCCCCCCGGCCTGCCCGCCGCGGCGAAGCTCACCAAGGACAGCTTCTCCGAGTCCAAGATCTGGATGGTGCCCCCGGCGTCGTCCCGGAAAGGGGACCCCGACGCGGGCGGGCGGCGCACGGTGTCGTTCCGGTGGCCGATGCGGAGCGGCAAGGAcggcgaggaggaaggaggagggggcGAGCGGAAGAGCGGGAGCGAGGCGGACTGGGGCGACGTGgagacgggcagcggcggcggcaacaGCGTGGTGTCGTCGCTCGCGGAGGAGCGGCCGTCGTTCGCGCGGCGGACGCTGCTCTGGGTCGTCGGCGGCCGGCAGCAGTCAAACCGGGTCGGAGACTGCTCGTGA